The following coding sequences are from one Methanoculleus thermophilus window:
- a CDS encoding DUF4013 domain-containing protein yields the protein MDYGSIISRSLRYTKDALWGEWWRWVLLVILSLIQTFTLFLVPLYSGYLVRVLSGRRPAPDVNQWGRLFVDGWKLNIITLIYLIPVILVLAVFGGIAAISAIAAKGLDNPDVWASAVAAAVTGIVIASILWIIISFISMLAVVRFAHTGRFFQAFSFGAIFSHIGRIGWGAWILVVIILALIGLVYAVVTGLITSIPILGWIINLFLGVAYGIFHARYLVEAYESVPAPG from the coding sequence ATGGACTATGGTAGTATCATCTCCCGGTCGTTACGTTACACAAAAGACGCCCTCTGGGGCGAATGGTGGCGGTGGGTGCTCCTGGTCATCCTATCGCTCATCCAGACGTTCACGCTCTTTTTAGTCCCGCTCTACAGCGGCTACCTTGTCCGGGTGCTCTCCGGCCGGCGGCCCGCCCCGGACGTGAACCAGTGGGGCAGGCTCTTTGTTGACGGATGGAAGCTGAACATCATCACTCTGATCTACCTGATCCCGGTAATCCTGGTCCTAGCCGTCTTTGGGGGAATTGCAGCCATCTCAGCCATAGCGGCAAAGGGGCTGGATAACCCCGATGTATGGGCATCGGCCGTCGCGGCAGCCGTCACCGGGATCGTGATCGCAAGCATCCTCTGGATCATTATATCGTTCATATCCATGCTTGCCGTCGTCCGGTTTGCCCACACGGGGAGATTCTTCCAGGCGTTCAGCTTCGGGGCGATCTTCTCTCATATCGGGCGAATAGGATGGGGTGCCTGGATCCTTGTGGTCATCATCCTCGCGCTCATCGGCCTCGTCTACGCGGTTGTAACCGGGCTCATCACCTCGATACCCATCCTCGGCTGGATCATCAACCTCTTCCTCGGGGTGGCCTACGGCATTTTCCATGCCCGCTATCTTGTTGAGGCCTATGAGAGCGTCCCGGCGCCGGGATAA
- a CDS encoding DUF4013 domain-containing protein — protein MDVGNMLSDSFGYAKDAVWGKWVQWILLIISTIIFPLIMGYMVRIYSGVKPAPEMGNWVKTFIDGLKLWIIGIIYAIPIFIVMAIFMVPIFMAADSGDAMLALGSLGIGLIVMLIVGIIITLVSAIGMIRFARKDSMGQAFAFGAILEHIGKIGWVNYIVALIVLWIVGIVFGVIVALLSFIPIIGGLIALFLSPVWAIFAARYMTLIYESAPAPA, from the coding sequence ATGGACGTTGGAAACATGCTGAGCGATTCGTTCGGCTATGCAAAAGACGCAGTCTGGGGAAAGTGGGTCCAGTGGATCCTGCTTATCATCAGCACGATCATATTCCCGCTCATCATGGGATATATGGTCCGCATTTATAGTGGTGTGAAGCCGGCTCCCGAGATGGGGAACTGGGTGAAGACATTCATAGACGGCCTGAAACTCTGGATCATCGGGATCATCTATGCCATCCCGATATTCATCGTCATGGCCATCTTCATGGTGCCGATATTCATGGCAGCTGACAGCGGAGACGCCATGCTCGCCCTCGGGTCGCTGGGCATCGGACTCATCGTCATGCTCATCGTAGGAATCATTATCACGCTGGTCTCGGCGATCGGTATGATCCGGTTCGCGCGAAAGGACAGCATGGGCCAGGCATTTGCCTTCGGCGCTATCCTTGAGCACATCGGAAAGATCGGCTGGGTGAACTACATCGTCGCCCTCATCGTCCTCTGGATCGTCGGGATTGTCTTTGGCGTCATCGTCGCCTTGCTGAGTTTCATCCCGATCATCGGCGGACTGATCGCACTGTTCCTGTCCCCGGTCTGGGCGATCTTTGCGGCACGGTATATGACCCTGATCTACGAGAGCGCCCCGGCACCGGCGTAA
- a CDS encoding DUF4013 domain-containing protein — protein sequence MDYGTAISRSFEYTKDALVGKWMRWVILAVLSIVQGLTLSLVPLLNGYAVRVLAGKTPAPEVDGWGKLFIDGWKLNIIALIYMLPAIIIFAVFGGFAIISAAANEATGGDPTAAVLSLLGGSLLAALIAIILAFIALFAIMRFAHTDSLGEAFNFGAIFAHIGKLGWGTWIIAVIVLLIIALIYGFVVGLLSMIPLIGWLIVLFLNVAFTVFYARYLALVYEETSAPM from the coding sequence ATGGACTACGGAACTGCAATCTCCAGGTCATTTGAGTATACCAAGGATGCCCTGGTGGGAAAATGGATGCGGTGGGTCATCCTGGCGGTCCTGTCAATCGTGCAGGGGCTTACGCTCTCTCTGGTCCCGCTCCTTAACGGCTACGCCGTGCGGGTGCTTGCAGGGAAGACGCCGGCTCCTGAAGTCGACGGATGGGGCAAACTCTTCATCGACGGATGGAAGTTGAACATTATCGCGCTGATCTATATGCTCCCGGCGATCATCATCTTCGCGGTATTCGGCGGGTTTGCTATCATCAGTGCCGCGGCAAACGAGGCCACCGGCGGCGACCCGACGGCAGCAGTGCTGAGTCTCCTCGGGGGTTCCCTGCTTGCAGCGCTCATCGCGATCATCCTCGCGTTCATTGCCCTGTTTGCTATCATGCGGTTCGCCCACACGGACAGCCTCGGTGAGGCGTTCAACTTTGGTGCAATCTTTGCGCACATCGGCAAACTCGGGTGGGGAACCTGGATCATCGCGGTCATCGTCCTTCTCATCATCGCACTCATCTACGGGTTTGTGGTCGGCCTCCTTTCCATGATACCCTTGATCGGGTGGCTCATCGTCCTCTTCCTCAACGTGGCGTTTACCGTCTTCTACGCACGGTACCTTGCCCTGGTTTACGAAGAGACATCTGCTCCGATGTAA